A stretch of Candidatus Binatia bacterium DNA encodes these proteins:
- a CDS encoding TIGR03619 family F420-dependent LLM class oxidoreductase — MEFGVALPHFGPQARAPGVAERLRDVAQAADRLGYDIVWTAEHVIFPRSVETPYPYGDSFPYDINDPVLDPVATLSWVAAATTHVRLGSAVLVLPYHHPVTLAKSLATLDVLSGGRVLLGVAGGWLREEFELLGVPFKERGARTDEAIDLMKHLWTTETADFEGRFHQVRDAAFFPKPIQAPHPPIWIGGDSAAALRRAATRGDGWLAAPRDLPTLEKKIEQIRRLAEDAGRDPATIGVATSGGARTLDEMIDFVPKLEKIGVTVMNMASRFWASTPDEAIDLLESFASRAGLTPRTVT; from the coding sequence ATGGAATTCGGCGTCGCCCTTCCCCACTTCGGCCCGCAGGCCCGCGCTCCCGGCGTCGCCGAACGCTTGCGCGACGTCGCTCAGGCAGCGGACCGACTCGGTTACGACATCGTATGGACGGCGGAGCACGTGATCTTCCCGCGCTCCGTCGAAACACCGTACCCTTATGGCGACAGCTTCCCGTACGACATCAATGATCCCGTGCTCGATCCGGTCGCTACGCTCTCGTGGGTGGCCGCCGCGACCACGCACGTTCGGCTCGGTTCGGCCGTGCTCGTCCTGCCGTACCATCACCCCGTCACGCTGGCGAAGTCGCTCGCGACGCTCGACGTCCTCTCCGGCGGACGCGTTCTCCTCGGCGTTGCCGGCGGATGGCTGCGCGAAGAGTTCGAACTCCTCGGCGTCCCGTTCAAAGAGCGCGGCGCGCGAACGGACGAGGCGATTGACCTGATGAAGCACCTCTGGACGACAGAGACAGCTGACTTCGAAGGGCGCTTCCACCAGGTTCGGGATGCCGCGTTCTTTCCGAAACCAATCCAGGCGCCGCACCCGCCCATCTGGATCGGCGGCGACAGCGCGGCCGCACTCCGCCGCGCAGCGACGCGCGGTGACGGCTGGCTCGCCGCGCCGCGCGATCTGCCCACACTCGAGAAAAAGATCGAACAGATCCGGCGGCTCGCGGAGGACGCCGGCCGCGACCCGGCCACCATCGGCGTCGCAACGAGCGGCGGCGCGCGCACCCTCGACGAGATGATCGACTTCGTGCCCAAGCTCGAGAAGATCGGTGTAACCGTGATGAACATGGCGTCGCGCTTCTGGGCCTCGACTCCGGACGAAGCGATCGACCTCCTCGAGTCGTTCGCCTCCCGCGCCGGACTCACCCCGCGGACCGTGACGTAA
- a CDS encoding DUF4136 domain-containing protein, whose amino-acid sequence MKLRSFATALAVLLTMAACSPSITIQSDFNPEVDFSKLRSFAWLPIMPAPTGDRRADSSILAGRVRRATIADLKGKGFKEVLPTAQPDFYVAYQAAVDDKLSVRSTPTHYGYNGWWGPSMMGTQTTVHQYELGTLIIDIVDRERDDLVWRGSGQAKMQKQDTRTSAERDKDMTKAVQEILKNFPPTASR is encoded by the coding sequence ATGAAGCTTCGTTCATTCGCGACCGCGCTGGCGGTCTTGCTCACGATGGCGGCCTGTTCGCCGAGCATCACCATCCAATCGGACTTCAACCCCGAGGTGGACTTCTCGAAGCTTCGCAGCTTTGCGTGGCTCCCGATCATGCCGGCGCCCACTGGTGATCGGCGGGCCGACAGTTCGATCCTCGCGGGTCGAGTCCGGCGTGCGACGATCGCCGATCTGAAGGGGAAGGGCTTCAAGGAAGTTCTTCCGACGGCCCAGCCGGACTTTTACGTCGCGTACCAAGCGGCCGTCGACGACAAGCTCAGCGTACGTTCGACGCCGACGCACTACGGCTACAATGGCTGGTGGGGCCCCTCGATGATGGGCACCCAGACGACCGTGCATCAGTACGAGCTGGGCACCCTGATCATCGACATCGTCGATCGCGAACGCGACGACCTGGTCTGGCGTGGCTCAGGGCAGGCCAAAATGCAGAAGCAGGACACCCGCACCTCGGCGGAGCGCGACAAGGACATGACGAAAGCCGTTCAGGAGATCCTGAAGAACTTCCCGCCTACTGCCAGCCGATGA
- a CDS encoding glutathione S-transferase N-terminal domain-containing protein codes for MIELYTWTTPNGQQASIFLEETGLDYKVIPVDLQNGDQRGDEFTALNPNQKIPAIVDPDVKGDPVRLFESGAILIYLAEKTGTFLPQEGAERAEVLQWLMYQMSHVGPILGQANHFATHSEPIQYAIDRFINEGVRIVGVLNTGLEGHEYLAGQYSIADIATYPWVSAAWGPFVTMMPEKAGAMTNVKAWLDRLGAREAVQRGMAVPTAPA; via the coding sequence GTGATCGAGCTCTATACGTGGACGACCCCCAACGGCCAACAGGCCTCGATCTTCCTCGAAGAAACGGGACTCGACTACAAGGTGATCCCGGTCGACCTCCAAAACGGCGATCAGCGAGGCGACGAGTTCACGGCCTTGAACCCGAACCAGAAGATCCCGGCGATCGTCGACCCCGATGTGAAGGGAGACCCGGTCCGGCTGTTCGAATCCGGCGCGATCCTAATCTACCTCGCCGAGAAGACGGGGACGTTCCTCCCGCAGGAAGGCGCCGAGCGCGCCGAAGTGCTGCAGTGGCTGATGTACCAAATGAGCCACGTGGGTCCGATCCTTGGACAGGCGAACCACTTCGCCACGCACTCCGAGCCGATCCAGTATGCGATTGATCGCTTCATAAACGAAGGCGTACGCATCGTCGGCGTACTCAACACCGGCCTCGAGGGCCACGAGTACCTCGCCGGCCAGTATTCCATCGCCGACATCGCCACCTATCCGTGGGTGTCGGCCGCGTGGGGACCGTTCGTCACGATGATGCCTGAGAAGGCCGGAGCGATGACGAACGTGAAGGCATGGCTCGATCGCCTGGGCGCGCGCGAGGCCGTGCAGCGCGGCATGGCCGTGCCCACAGCGCCTGCGTAG
- a CDS encoding sulfatase: MRRIVLVTLALCLGCERPASNDVPAVAPAAAAPPSVLLVSFDTTRPDALGVYGSDGGHTPTMDEVARAGTVFENVIAPMGATFPSHASMLTGLNPRQHGVRANHDKLQEGTVTLAETLRTAGYDTAAFVSFGSMVSRGGLHQGFDDLSDPATGGSTGGIRDGDEITKLAVEWLAGPRERPFFLWLHYFEAHAPYRVTPYARERLADYAGPLAEGADVNVFYSLGKKIPWSAEERLAVRVLYDGEVRELDRLIAPVLEELAATGLADETIVVLTADHGQALGENGVVGHGLSLDEIVLRVPLIIRDPRNTDAPRRVEGRVGVVDLAPTLLELVGQSAPEDIDGRSLAGALRGEPLEDRLYFAEMNEPLWDKDPTEIRRRDVAVYEGDVKAVHDRKGSRAFDLAADPLAQSPLPAESRPQRVAELEALAEAYHVGRRDHSGQVKDPAVAEELRALGYLE, from the coding sequence ATGAGAAGGATCGTGCTCGTCACGCTCGCGTTGTGCCTGGGTTGCGAACGTCCGGCGTCGAATGATGTCCCCGCGGTTGCCCCTGCGGCCGCGGCGCCGCCCAGCGTTCTCCTCGTTAGCTTCGACACGACACGGCCCGATGCCTTGGGCGTGTACGGGAGCGACGGCGGTCACACGCCGACCATGGATGAGGTGGCCCGGGCGGGGACGGTCTTCGAGAACGTGATCGCGCCGATGGGCGCGACGTTCCCTTCGCATGCGTCGATGCTGACGGGCCTCAATCCACGCCAGCACGGGGTTCGCGCGAATCACGACAAGCTGCAGGAAGGCACGGTAACCCTCGCCGAGACGCTCCGCACCGCGGGCTACGACACGGCGGCCTTTGTGAGCTTCGGGTCGATGGTCAGCCGGGGCGGACTGCATCAGGGCTTCGACGACCTGAGTGATCCGGCGACCGGTGGGTCGACCGGTGGCATCCGAGATGGGGACGAGATCACCAAGCTCGCGGTCGAGTGGTTGGCTGGCCCGCGCGAGCGCCCGTTCTTTCTTTGGCTGCACTATTTCGAGGCGCACGCGCCGTACCGGGTAACCCCCTACGCACGGGAGCGGCTCGCGGACTACGCTGGCCCTCTTGCCGAGGGGGCGGACGTGAACGTCTTCTACTCGCTCGGGAAGAAAATCCCCTGGTCCGCGGAAGAACGGCTCGCGGTTCGGGTGCTCTACGACGGGGAGGTGCGCGAACTCGATCGGCTCATCGCTCCGGTATTGGAGGAGTTGGCGGCGACTGGTCTCGCTGACGAAACGATCGTCGTCCTGACGGCGGATCATGGCCAGGCGCTTGGAGAGAACGGCGTTGTCGGCCATGGCCTCTCGCTCGATGAGATCGTCCTGCGTGTTCCGCTCATTATCCGGGACCCGCGGAACACGGACGCGCCGCGGCGGGTCGAGGGCCGGGTCGGCGTCGTCGATCTCGCACCGACGCTTCTCGAACTCGTCGGGCAATCAGCTCCCGAGGACATCGATGGGCGCTCGCTCGCGGGCGCGCTGAGAGGCGAGCCGCTCGAAGATCGCCTGTACTTCGCCGAGATGAACGAGCCCTTGTGGGACAAGGACCCGACGGAGATCCGTCGCCGTGACGTCGCTGTGTACGAAGGCGACGTAAAGGCGGTGCACGACCGCAAAGGGTCGCGCGCGTTCGATCTCGCAGCGGATCCGCTGGCGCAATCGCCGCTTCCCGCAGAGAGCCGGCCCCAACGGGTCGCGGAACTCGAAGCTCTCGCCGAGGCGTACCATGTCGGCCGACGCGATCACTCGGGGCAGGTAAAGGATCCTGCCGTTGCCGAGGAGCTGCGCGCACTCGGTTACCTGGAGTAA
- a CDS encoding SGNH/GDSL hydrolase family protein, with amino-acid sequence MKSWLSGACTALLLASASFAAPAPAPAPRVEVRAGLGNVRAKLDAGEPVTIAFVGGSITALGGWGDGVVGRLQERYGKEAIFSVNAGLSATGSGVAAFRLDREILPHEPDLVVIEFAVNDAGTTPKKTIRAVEGIVRKIWSADPRTDILFVYLFEPSFEAAYGRGKRPRPVRSHEKVAAFHGIPSIDAGVVINQLHRAGALRLKGPRKPEAGAPPAFARDGIHPYARGHRIYARAVSQGLDSILAGPGARDHAGELDRPIVRNHWQAARKVPLAEWMMSGEWRRVTPEGATRRGITVWESAEAGATVEFGFKGEILKIYELRNAEVGGLEIRIGDEVLEPKSYRAPNAGPPLRVLHVRHPFDPETVQRVSIRVVPVEGEVHPVRLSDLLVLGEVVR; translated from the coding sequence GTGAAGTCGTGGCTTTCGGGCGCGTGTACCGCGCTTCTCCTCGCGTCGGCTTCTTTCGCGGCGCCGGCGCCCGCGCCTGCGCCCCGGGTCGAGGTGCGCGCCGGGTTGGGGAACGTCCGCGCGAAGCTCGATGCGGGCGAGCCGGTCACGATCGCGTTCGTGGGGGGGTCGATCACGGCGCTCGGGGGCTGGGGCGATGGTGTCGTTGGACGCCTGCAGGAGCGCTACGGTAAAGAGGCGATCTTCTCGGTCAATGCCGGGCTGTCGGCGACGGGGAGTGGCGTGGCGGCGTTCCGGCTGGATCGCGAGATCCTTCCTCACGAACCGGATCTCGTCGTGATCGAGTTCGCCGTGAACGACGCCGGGACGACGCCCAAGAAGACGATCCGGGCCGTCGAAGGCATCGTCCGCAAGATCTGGTCGGCGGATCCCCGGACGGACATCTTGTTCGTGTACCTCTTCGAGCCGAGCTTCGAGGCGGCGTACGGGCGGGGCAAACGGCCGCGTCCCGTGCGCTCCCACGAAAAGGTGGCGGCATTTCACGGCATTCCTTCGATCGATGCGGGGGTCGTCATCAACCAGCTGCACCGCGCCGGGGCCCTTCGTTTGAAGGGGCCGCGGAAGCCGGAGGCGGGCGCGCCTCCGGCGTTCGCTCGCGACGGGATTCACCCGTACGCGCGCGGGCATCGCATCTACGCGCGCGCCGTCTCCCAGGGGTTGGACTCGATCCTGGCGGGACCGGGGGCGCGGGACCACGCGGGCGAGCTGGACCGTCCGATCGTGCGGAACCACTGGCAGGCGGCGCGCAAGGTGCCTCTTGCGGAATGGATGATGAGCGGGGAGTGGCGGCGCGTGACTCCCGAGGGGGCCACGCGCCGGGGTATTACGGTGTGGGAGTCGGCCGAGGCAGGGGCCACGGTGGAGTTCGGTTTCAAAGGCGAGATCCTCAAGATCTACGAGCTGCGCAACGCCGAGGTCGGGGGCCTCGAGATCAGAATCGGCGATGAGGTTCTGGAGCCGAAGTCGTATCGCGCGCCCAATGCCGGCCCGCCGCTTCGGGTCCTGCACGTACGGCATCCGTTCGACCCCGAAACCGTTCAACGGGTCTCGATTCGGGTGGTCCCCGTGGAAGGCGAGGTGCATCCGGTGCGGTTGAGTGATCTCCTCGTTTTGGGTGAGGTGGTTCGATGA
- a CDS encoding sensor domain-containing diguanylate cyclase, with protein sequence MSDRRRPDFATFVRLAWLLRSSLDLYVVLGEILSGLDRLLQPTNWSLLLGEDAGNALVLRLVSAEGQVLGVIELVNELDEREFSGEDFRILEAHADFAAIAIRNAKAHGIFLESSGNDPLSGLRNSRYFPSCVEGAVRRGKRFALAFFDLDRFKTLVDEHGHLSGSEVLAEVGEVLRETLTAEEIGCRFGGDEAAFLPPEADGPPAASRSAELAATIRGRVFLEDRGIAARLDVSFGWVALPTDAQEADALLRLADTRMYEAKRSSRRGREVSS encoded by the coding sequence ATGAGTGACCGCCGACGCCCCGATTTCGCAACCTTCGTTCGGCTGGCGTGGCTGCTGCGCTCGTCGCTCGATCTCTACGTGGTGCTCGGCGAGATCCTGAGCGGCCTCGACCGGCTTCTTCAGCCCACGAACTGGTCTCTTTTGCTGGGGGAGGATGCGGGAAACGCGCTCGTCTTGCGGTTGGTGAGTGCCGAGGGCCAGGTGCTCGGCGTCATCGAACTGGTGAACGAGCTCGACGAACGCGAGTTCTCGGGCGAGGACTTTCGCATCCTGGAGGCGCACGCCGACTTCGCGGCCATCGCGATTCGCAACGCCAAGGCGCATGGGATCTTTCTCGAATCGAGTGGAAACGATCCGCTCTCCGGACTTCGGAACTCCCGCTACTTCCCGTCGTGCGTGGAGGGCGCGGTGCGGCGCGGGAAACGGTTCGCGCTAGCCTTCTTCGACCTGGACCGGTTCAAGACGTTGGTGGATGAGCATGGTCACCTCAGTGGAAGCGAGGTCCTCGCCGAGGTCGGCGAGGTTCTGCGCGAGACGCTCACCGCAGAGGAGATCGGATGTCGTTTCGGGGGCGACGAGGCCGCTTTCCTTCCGCCCGAAGCGGACGGTCCGCCCGCCGCCAGCCGCAGCGCGGAGCTCGCAGCCACGATTCGTGGTCGTGTGTTCCTAGAGGACCGGGGGATCGCCGCCCGCCTCGATGTGTCGTTCGGATGGGTGGCGCTTCCGACGGATGCGCAAGAGGCGGATGCTCTTCTGCGCCTGGCGGACACGCGCATGTACGAGGCCAAGCGATCGTCGCGGCGCGGCCGTGAGGTGTCCTCGTGA
- a CDS encoding alkaline phosphatase family protein has product MLRAIGCVVLGLVVVLAAVLLVTSPEHPGVEQWPPHGKVPAELVTEARGSTAKRTVVVLLFDGLAPALVRATETPTLDRLEREGAWTHSMIPPFPSISLIGGFTISTGCWPERHGIVTNRFFDPDLGFYDHSADADWVLECEQLHEAAERQGVRTATLGWYGQVSNEFGKLARIVDWVDDFKDYPDDAGRAEQVAALLRLPEDERPQLILAYFKGPDGKAHFLGMEDPETLAEVRVTDAAVGTVVEAIESAGIAEETALVVTTDHGMMPVSHILSPEFILREAGVEARMLATGSTAFVYLDDPSQIDEAARKLSGHEEFEVLRRDRPPPYSHLGQGPRVGDLILSAKPGFAMEDRGQFPWWLRWLAWTGPMAIDASGALHASHGHPPHHPEVHGVFYAWGDGVAQAPVDHVDAIDIHPTVTHLLGIEPGQPVDGAVATEVVHD; this is encoded by the coding sequence ATGCTCCGCGCCATTGGATGTGTGGTTCTCGGTTTGGTCGTCGTCCTCGCGGCCGTCCTGCTCGTCACGAGCCCGGAACATCCAGGAGTGGAGCAGTGGCCGCCGCACGGGAAGGTCCCGGCGGAGCTCGTGACCGAGGCGAGAGGTTCGACCGCGAAGCGGACCGTCGTCGTATTGTTGTTCGACGGCCTTGCGCCGGCGCTGGTGCGGGCCACAGAGACCCCGACCCTGGATCGGCTCGAGCGAGAGGGCGCCTGGACCCACTCGATGATCCCGCCGTTCCCGAGCATCTCGCTCATCGGGGGCTTCACCATCAGCACCGGCTGCTGGCCGGAGCGTCATGGGATCGTGACGAATCGGTTCTTCGATCCCGATCTCGGTTTCTACGATCACTCCGCCGATGCGGATTGGGTGCTCGAGTGCGAGCAGCTTCACGAGGCGGCGGAGCGCCAGGGTGTTCGTACGGCCACTCTGGGCTGGTACGGCCAGGTTTCCAACGAGTTCGGCAAGCTTGCTCGAATCGTGGATTGGGTCGATGACTTCAAAGACTATCCCGACGACGCGGGCCGAGCGGAGCAGGTTGCCGCGCTCCTGCGGCTTCCCGAGGACGAGCGGCCCCAGCTGATCCTCGCCTACTTCAAGGGTCCCGACGGGAAGGCGCACTTTCTCGGCATGGAAGATCCCGAGACCCTCGCGGAGGTGCGCGTGACGGACGCCGCGGTCGGCACGGTCGTCGAGGCGATCGAGTCGGCGGGGATCGCAGAGGAGACCGCGCTCGTCGTCACGACAGACCACGGCATGATGCCGGTCAGCCACATTCTGAGCCCGGAGTTCATTTTGCGGGAGGCGGGTGTCGAGGCGCGCATGCTCGCGACGGGGTCGACCGCCTTTGTCTATCTGGACGACCCGTCGCAGATCGACGAGGCCGCTCGGAAGCTGTCCGGGCACGAGGAGTTCGAGGTCCTGCGGCGCGACCGGCCGCCGCCGTACTCGCATCTGGGACAAGGCCCTCGTGTCGGCGACCTCATCTTGTCGGCGAAGCCGGGCTTCGCCATGGAGGACCGCGGGCAGTTCCCCTGGTGGTTGCGGTGGCTCGCGTGGACGGGTCCCATGGCCATCGATGCGTCCGGTGCGCTTCATGCATCGCACGGCCATCCGCCGCATCACCCGGAAGTCCACGGCGTCTTCTATGCCTGGGGCGACGGGGTCGCGCAGGCACCGGTCGACCACGTCGACGCGATCGACATCCATCCCACGGTGACGCACCTGCTCGGGATCGAGCCGGGGCAGCCCGTCGACGGGGCGGTGGCGACCGAGGTCGTTCACGACTGA
- the htpX gene encoding protease HtpX encodes MTRIFLFLATNIAILVVLSTVLSLFGFEGYLAQNGLDMGQLLLFCAVFGMGGSFISLAMSKWIAKRSVGAQVITDPKDQSSQWLIATVQTLARQANIGMPEVAVFNSPEPNAFATGASKNNALVAVSTGLLQNMNKEEITAVLGHEISHVSNGDMVTLTLIQGVLNTFVMFLARVVGYAIDKAVFRNERDGVGIGYFVTVIVAQILFGILASIIVRWFSRRREFRADAGGASLAGRDSMIGALEALKGPSEPVGLPEQMAAFGVAGGASKWSDLFRTHPPLDDRIAALRNAS; translated from the coding sequence ATGACGCGAATCTTCCTCTTCCTTGCAACGAACATCGCGATCCTCGTGGTCTTAAGCACCGTGCTGAGCCTGTTCGGCTTCGAGGGCTACCTTGCGCAGAACGGCCTCGACATGGGCCAACTCCTGCTCTTCTGTGCCGTCTTCGGCATGGGTGGATCGTTCATCTCGCTCGCCATGTCGAAGTGGATCGCCAAGCGCTCCGTCGGGGCGCAGGTCATCACCGACCCGAAGGACCAGAGCTCGCAGTGGCTCATCGCCACCGTTCAGACGCTCGCACGCCAGGCCAACATCGGCATGCCCGAGGTCGCGGTGTTCAACTCCCCCGAGCCCAATGCCTTCGCCACGGGCGCCAGCAAGAATAACGCACTCGTGGCCGTGAGCACCGGACTTCTGCAAAACATGAACAAAGAGGAGATCACGGCCGTCCTCGGCCACGAGATCTCGCACGTCTCCAACGGCGACATGGTGACGCTCACCCTGATCCAGGGCGTGCTCAACACGTTCGTGATGTTCCTCGCGCGCGTCGTCGGTTACGCGATCGACAAGGCGGTGTTTCGCAACGAACGCGACGGTGTCGGAATCGGCTACTTCGTCACGGTCATCGTCGCGCAGATCCTCTTCGGGATCCTCGCGAGCATCATCGTCCGGTGGTTCTCGCGCAGGCGCGAGTTCCGCGCCGACGCCGGCGGAGCCAGTCTCGCCGGGCGCGACAGCATGATCGGCGCACTCGAAGCCTTGAAGGGGCCATCCGAGCCCGTAGGGCTCCCGGAACAGATGGCGGCCTTCGGCGTTGCGGGCGGTGCCTCGAAGTGGAGCGACCTGTTTCGCACCCACCCGCCGCTCGACGATCGAATCGCCGCCCTGCGCAACGCCTCCTGA
- a CDS encoding dihydrodipicolinate reductase — translation MSHKVVVWGTGNVGVPALRTVVSNPALELVAVLVSNPEKVGRDAGELVGLPPLGIRATDDIEAVLGSGADAVAYCASGDFRPDEALADFERCLRAGLNVVSTSVYPLYDPTSAPEQIRSRMEAACTEGGASCFVSGIDPGFINDVLPLALSGLCEEIHEIRAYEIFNYAYYDQPDAVRNLVGFGMPMEQTPPMILPGVPTMVWGGVIRLVARGLGVELDDIREEVERLPLDRTVENQLGVFEKGTQGAFRFEVQGLVGGKPKIVVDHTTRIDDAMAPHWPKPHEGSGAHGIKITGRPNIHLEIESEDENHDRAAGGNTTAAARVVNAIPFVCEAAPGLLDALSVPLQVGRGLLR, via the coding sequence ATGTCACACAAGGTAGTGGTCTGGGGGACGGGAAACGTCGGCGTGCCGGCGTTGCGAACGGTGGTGTCGAATCCGGCATTGGAACTGGTGGCCGTGCTGGTCTCGAATCCCGAGAAGGTGGGCCGGGATGCCGGTGAGCTCGTGGGCCTGCCGCCGTTGGGCATTCGGGCGACCGATGACATCGAGGCGGTCCTTGGTTCCGGCGCCGATGCGGTTGCGTATTGTGCCTCCGGCGACTTCCGGCCGGATGAGGCGCTAGCCGACTTCGAGCGCTGCCTGCGCGCGGGGCTCAACGTCGTGTCGACGTCGGTGTACCCGCTGTACGATCCGACCTCGGCGCCCGAGCAGATTCGCTCTCGCATGGAAGCGGCCTGCACCGAGGGGGGGGCGTCGTGCTTCGTTTCGGGGATCGATCCGGGCTTCATCAACGACGTGCTCCCGCTCGCGCTCTCGGGGCTATGCGAGGAGATCCACGAGATTCGTGCTTACGAGATCTTCAATTACGCCTATTACGACCAGCCCGACGCGGTCCGGAACCTCGTCGGCTTCGGTATGCCAATGGAGCAGACACCGCCCATGATCCTGCCCGGCGTACCCACGATGGTGTGGGGTGGTGTGATTCGGCTGGTGGCGCGCGGTCTGGGTGTCGAACTCGACGACATTCGCGAAGAGGTCGAGCGCCTGCCGCTCGATCGCACGGTCGAAAACCAGTTGGGCGTCTTCGAGAAGGGAACGCAGGGGGCTTTCCGGTTCGAGGTGCAGGGATTGGTCGGCGGAAAGCCCAAAATCGTCGTCGATCACACGACCCGCATCGACGATGCGATGGCGCCGCACTGGCCGAAGCCGCACGAGGGCTCCGGCGCGCACGGAATCAAGATCACCGGCCGACCCAACATCCATCTCGAGATCGAATCGGAAGACGAGAATCACGACCGTGCGGCGGGCGGGAATACGACGGCCGCGGCCCGCGTGGTGAACGCGATCCCGTTCGTCTGCGAGGCGGCGCCCGGCCTGCTCGACGCGCTCTCGGTTCCGCTACAGGTCGGCCGGGGCCTGCTGCGCTGA